The Candidatus Tumulicola sp. region GGTCGATTGCCAACGCCTGCTGGAACGATTCCAGTGCCGCGGAGTATTGGTTCAAGTGGGCTTGGGCGGCGCCGATGTCGTTAAGCGCCCGCGCTTCGCCGTCGCGGTCGCCCAAATGCCGAAATAGAGCCAGGGCCTGCTCAAACGACCCCAACGCCGCATCTGCGTGACGCTGGCCATATTGGAGGAATCCAATCATGAGGAACGTCCGCGCCTCTTCGACGCGGTCATTCTGCTGTTGGAACAGCGCGAGCGCCTGCTGCTCCGTTTGAAACGCATCGGCGTACCCCGATACGTTTACTTGTACGATGCCAATCTGTAGGAGAGCCTTCGCCTCGCCGTCGGTGTCTCCCGATTGCTGATAGAGCGCCAGCGCCTCTCGATAAGAGCGCAAGGCGTCGGCATATCGGCTTTGTTGAAATTGGCTGTTACCGGTAGCCATAAGCGCGGATGGAGAGTTATTGGCGTCGGTCGGGTCAGCGGCGACGGGCACCACGGTAAACCTGAGAAGGAAAGCCAAAACAGCTATACTCCGAAGCATTTCCACCTTCGTCTTTGCAATCCGGCAACCATAGCCTTCGGGCCCGTGCCTAGAGCGCAGCAATCATTATCCTTAAGTAATCTTCAACTCTACGCCAGTTGCACGATCGAGTCCGTGAAACTTCCGGAAGCGACTCCGAGTGCCGTGAATATGAACGGGTTCCCGCCGCACGATACCATAATCTGTTGCCCCCCAGTACACTGGGCGCTCAAAGACGAGACACCCGGCTCTCCCTACCCGACCCTGCGGCGAGGTCAATCCGATGCAACGTTGCCGAGCAAAGCCGTTGATTGCGTTTTTGACGTACCGTTACGGCGCAAGTTTCAGGTCGCCCAGCCGGCGATCCTAGAACGCCTGAATAAAACGTTCAATAAGGATCGCAGCTTCGATCCGCGTGCAAAGCCATTCGGAAACAATATTCGCAACCTCGCCTCGCTACCGGTCGGCGAATCGCCATGTTAGCTGAGCGGCGGCGAGCCCTACGGATAACCGCGCCTAGTGGCCCGCCGCGTCTCTCAAGTAAGCACCTCTTGTGAGGCCCCGAACGTCCCTTGACACTGGGGGGCACCTTGAGTATTGTATCAATACACTAGGACAAAGGGACAAACACTGAAGCCAACAGACCTCTCAATCGACTCGCAGAGCGCGTTACCTGTGTATGCACAGCTTCGAGACCAAATCGTGCAGGCGATCGGTCGGGGAGCGCTACAGCCTGCGGCGCAGTTGCCGACCGTTCGGGAAGTCGCCGTGGCCCTGCGAGTAAATCCGAATACCGTCAACCGCGCTTATATCGAACTCGAACGTGAAGGAGTTCTAATCACCGCTCGTGGCCGCGGTACGTTCGTAGCCGATAGCGCGCGTAGGGCTGCTCCGTCAGTGCGTCAGGTACGCCTTCGCGAGATTGCCCATCGGGCGGTTGCAGAGGCGAAGGCCGCCGGTTTTGATCCTAGCGACCTACTAAGAGCCATTGATGTCGCCGCTCGAAAGACTCAGAGGAGATAACATGCTCGGTCTCAACCAACAATCGTCGGACCTACTCTCTCCTGCAAGTGCAGGTCCCCGATTTAGAGTGAACCCAATATCGACACTGTTGTCGGTCGTTATACTGATACCAGCGGTAGGCTTCGGAAAAGCCATGAACAACGTCCCGCTAATCGCAGTTGGTTGTATCTTATTCGTGCTGATCTTATTCGGTTTACAAATGGCTTATCCGTGGGAGTCTGCGGTTGTCGTACGCGCAGGCAAGTTTAGCAGGCTCGCGGGGCCCGGGCTTTTCTTCATCGTGCCTGTCGTTGAGAGCGTCGTGGTCTGGATCGATCAACGCGTTCAGACATCGCCTTTTGCGGCTGAAAAAACGCTCACGAAGGACACGGTCCCCGTCGATGTCGACGCGGTACTTTTCTGGATCGTTTGGGACGCAAAGAAGGCGGCACTCGAGGTTAGTTCTTACCGACAGGCCATCCAATGGACGGCGCAAACGGCACTGCGAGATATCATTGGCACCATGACGCTCGCCGAGCTCCTTTCGAATCGCCAGAATGTCGATGCGTCACTGCAAAAGACTATTGACGCAAGGAGCACCCCATGGGGCGTAACGGTGAATTCGGTCGAGATCAGAGATATCACGATCCCGGATAGTCTGCAAGACGCGATGTCTCGTCAAGCGCAAGCCCAGCGCGAAAGCGAAGCGCGTGTCATCTTGGGAGACGCGGAGAAGCAAATCGCCCATTCCTTCGTCGAAGCCGCCGAGCAATATAAAGGCAACGGAGTGGCGCTTCATCTGCGTGCCATGAACATGCTCTACGAAGGGCTTAAGGAAAAGGGGGCCATGATCGTTGTTCCGAGTACCGCGGTGGAGACGATGGGGCTCGGAACTATTACTGGACTTGCGGCGATGACCGAGAATTCAACCCCGCCTGGAAGCTTCGGGGGGCAGGTTGGGCAATGAATGTCCTTAGCATCTCGATCCTCTGCGGCTTTTTAGTTGCAACGGCGGCCACGCCGGTCCGTCCTCCCGACGGTACGTATTCGTATCGAACAGCTGTTTCAGGCGTCACATATCAGCAAAGTACCGTCACCATCGATTCGAACCAGGACGCTGTATCGATTCATGAGACAACCAGCATTCCTTCGGCGAACTTCAGCGCAGTTACGACGAGCCGGTTTGACCCATCGACATTGTTGCAACTAAGTTACGAGGCGGATACGAATAGCTCAGGTGAGCAGCAGCAAACAATAGGTGATTTCAGTCCTGGACAAGTCACGTTACACGCCGGGTCGCAGAGTGTCCCTGTAAAAGCGGACCCCTCAGCATCCACGGAAATTTTAACGGACAATTTCATTGGAACGATGGTGATGGTGCCGGCCCTCTTGGAGCATACACAAGCCCCTGCAGTCACCCTCGCCGTCACCCGAGGCGGTCGGGCTCTGGTCGCCAAGGTAAACCGCGACGTTTCGTCATCGCGCCCCGCGCAAGTACCGACCTCCGACCGTTCCGTTGAACTCGCCTTCGGCGGATTGAGCGAAATCTATTGGTACGACGGCCGCACATATGTTGTGCATGATATTGAAATCCCAACGCAGCACGCGAGAATTATACTGGTCTCGCAATCACCCATCATAACCCCTATTGGATCTCCCTCTCCGGTTGTAACGCCGATTCCAACTCCTCTTTTGCATTTTGTCAGCAATGACGTCGGATTCCGCTCCTCCGATGGAACGTATTTGTCGGGCACCGTTACTATCCCAACGGGGCGAGGCCCGTTTCCGGCGATTGTTCTTGTGGCTGGCAGTGGACCGGAAGATCGAGACGAGGCCGTCGGTCCGAACAAAGTGTTTCTACAGCTTGCTTACGCCCTCTCGAACGCCGGTTTCGCCGTGCTGCGTTATGACAAACGTGGCGTGGGAAAGAGCAGCGGTGTTGTCGGGACGCGCGCTGCTCTAATCTCCGATGTGCATGCAGCTTTCGCATTCCTGAGGCAACGCAAGCAAGTAGATCCGAAGCGCGTATTTCTTCTGGGCCACAGCGAGGGTGGCGAGCTTGTACCGGCCGTCGCTGCGAGCGACCCGCGGGTGGCAGGAATTATACTGTTAGCAGCGCCCGCGATTCCGCTGTGGAAAATTTCTCTGCAACAAACTCTTGCGATGACGCCACCTGCTCAACGAGCGCAGGTCCGGTCGGAAGAACTCAAGGCACTTGCCGAGGCACGCGCTGACAAGCAAGGCGGCCCCAAGGTGGCTTGGTATCGTAGCGAAATGGATATCGACCCGCTCGAAGCGGTGCGACAAGTTCGTGCCCCGATCCTAATTCTTCAAGGGGGTTCGGACCTTCAAATCTTGGCAAGCGATGCACCGAAGC contains the following coding sequences:
- a CDS encoding slipin family protein — translated: MNNVPLIAVGCILFVLILFGLQMAYPWESAVVVRAGKFSRLAGPGLFFIVPVVESVVVWIDQRVQTSPFAAEKTLTKDTVPVDVDAVLFWIVWDAKKAALEVSSYRQAIQWTAQTALRDIIGTMTLAELLSNRQNVDASLQKTIDARSTPWGVTVNSVEIRDITIPDSLQDAMSRQAQAQRESEARVILGDAEKQIAHSFVEAAEQYKGNGVALHLRAMNMLYEGLKEKGAMIVVPSTAVETMGLGTITGLAAMTENSTPPGSFGGQVGQ
- a CDS encoding alpha/beta fold hydrolase; this translates as MNVLSISILCGFLVATAATPVRPPDGTYSYRTAVSGVTYQQSTVTIDSNQDAVSIHETTSIPSANFSAVTTSRFDPSTLLQLSYEADTNSSGEQQQTIGDFSPGQVTLHAGSQSVPVKADPSASTEILTDNFIGTMVMVPALLEHTQAPAVTLAVTRGGRALVAKVNRDVSSSRPAQVPTSDRSVELAFGGLSEIYWYDGRTYVVHDIEIPTQHARIILVSQSPIITPIGSPSPVVTPIPTPLLHFVSNDVGFRSSDGTYLSGTVTIPTGRGPFPAIVLVAGSGPEDRDEAVGPNKVFLQLAYALSNAGFAVLRYDKRGVGKSSGVVGTRAALISDVHAAFAFLRQRKQVDPKRVFLLGHSEGGELVPAVAASDPRVAGIILLAAPAIPLWKISLQQTLAMTPPAQRAQVRSEELKALAEARADKQGGPKVAWYRSEMDIDPLEAVRQVRAPILILQGGSDLQILASDAPKLLRAAESHNSDVTLHIFPNDTHLFMQMPVDEPRTLKAETEGYVTIAQRIDPDVIRVMVSWLSQHA
- a CDS encoding tetratricopeptide repeat protein yields the protein MAFLLRFTVVPVAADPTDANNSPSALMATGNSQFQQSRYADALRSYREALALYQQSGDTDGEAKALLQIGIVQVNVSGYADAFQTEQQALALFQQQNDRVEEARTFLMIGFLQYGQRHADAALGSFEQALALFRHLGDRDGEARALNDIGAAQAHLNQYSAALESFQQALAIDQQLGHLDAEAQNLFGRGNVQVLLGRLSDAMLSYQQALTLFEQVGDERSAAMAARNIKNTQALMSPPPSPSPHPSPTASDTESVTHRQIL